A window of Ciconia boyciana chromosome 9, ASM3463844v1, whole genome shotgun sequence genomic DNA:
TGTTGTCAGTGGAGTACCTACTGGATGATAGTCTgagctattttttatttactggaaCAAATTGAACTATTAAAATACATAGTGCTTTTTAAGTTCTTACTCTTTGTCTTTTAAGAGGGCTATTATTCTTCAATCTGTTCTTCTCAAGCAAGGGATAAAAGGCCTTTTCTTTAGGATgtataaaaaaatgttgatgtcAATTATGATAGCGTCTCAGTGGTGCTGTAGTCAAACATAATGCATGTTGTACTGATCCATCAAAAGTGAAAGGTGAAGGCTATGAGCAGGAAGGTTGAACAAGAAATCTGTGTATATTAAAGGCAGAGGAGAACACCATAAGTTATGATGGGGGttggttcttttctttttttccctctattttgCAATGCTGAAGTAGTGGTGGGttgttcttttttatctttttttttttttaaagcacatgaCACTAGTTAGAACCTATTCCACAAATTAAATACTTGATCTCCTATCTTTCAGGAAATTTATCCACCAAAGTTGCACCAGTTTGCCTATGTTACAGATGGAGCTTGTACAGAAGATGAAATCCTCAGTATGGAATTGATCATTATGAAGGTAATCTTTCAAACTGGAATTAGTTCtactttagtttttaaaaatgtatagcaTAATCAGACTAAAAGCAGAGAGCCTCAGTTAATCTTATGTGCTGCTAAGAGGCacaatttctctttctaatTAGAACAGTGTTCTCTAGGTAAGAAGTGATTTAAAGCATCCACCAGTCTGTGCGTATTAACAAAATGAATCGTTCCCCCACCCTATCAGCAGGAGGAAGTACAGGAAAGGATCAGATTTGCATGTTTCAAAGATGCCTTGACCAATTGGAATTACAGCTTCTGATCTGGAGTAAATAAGTAGCATGGTTTAAGTTAGGAACTCGTTATTAATACTGAAGTCTTGTGCATGTCTACTCTTTCAGGCTCTTAATTGGAACTTAAATCCACTGACGGTTGTATCATGGCTAAACATTTACATGCAAGTTGCATATTTAAATGAGCTTTATGAGGTATTGCTGCCACAATATCCACAGCAAATATTTGTACAAATAGCAGAGGTAAGactgatttcttctttcaaatgtttcaCCTGGGAAAATAAGTGGTCTTGTGATAGACTTATTAAACATCTGTTGTCCTGTAGCTCTTGGATCTCTGTGTGCTGGATATTGGCTGCTTGGAATATACGTATGGAGTActtgcagcttctgctttgtATCACTTCTCCTCATCTGAGCTGATGCAGAAAGTTTCAGGTATTGGCATTTATAAACTAAGTTTAATGTGTTTACAAACATTAAGTCTTCATTCAGGCAGATAAGCATATGTCTTGTCTTCCAGGTTATGAATGGTGTGAGATAGAAGAATGTGTAAAATGGATGGTTCCGTTTGCGATGGCTATAAGGGAAGTAGGAAGCTCCAAACTCAAACACTTTAGAGGTATAGCTCCTGAAGACTTGCACAATATACAGACGCACATAAACAGCTTGGATTTGCTGGTATGTATGTGCATAATGAAGACAAAATCTGCCTGTAAAATCTCCTaaatcttgtttcttctttggttAGAACATACAGTAAACTTAAGTGAAGCATTATCAGATTGAGACTGAGTGTATTCAGATGATAAAAGGCATAAGGTTGTACTCCAGTTCCAAAGTTCTTGGGACAGAGACTTGTCTTGGGACTGACTTGTTCAGTATTTAGTTTAAAAAGGTGATTTTGACTTAAGCCTCTCATCTCAAATGACAAATAATTACCCTAGAAATTTTAAGCATATTTCTACCCTTTGGGATACTTCAAATATTGTATGTTAGACCTTTCTCTATAGGAAATACAGGTAATACAACCTTGTctgatgaaaaagagaaaataaaggctgATCACTTGAGACAGATCTTGTGGGACTGTTATGTGACAGTGGTGGTTGACAAGAAGTTGAGCAAGAGTAGTTTTTAGCATGAGAAACTTGCAGAGGATCAAAGTCTTGTCCAACAAATTGTAGTCAATCTAAGCTattggggtgggggttttttcctatttaggTTATTGAATTGTAGTAGAAGTTAAAGCTCTTCCTGTTCAGTTGcttctgaattttgctttcttgaagATACAAGTACCATCATGCTGATCATCAGATTCCAAAAGTTAATACTGATCTCTTGGGGTTTGTATTCACTAGCTATTGTGTACGGCATGATTTATCAGTTACTGTTAGGGGGGTTAGATACAGATAGGCATTTCCAGATTAGCAATCTATCAAGttataaaacactgaattatATTGATCTATTGCATAGATATACcaaagtaaagattttttttctccttttcctgtgctttcagGACAAAGCGCAAGCAAAACAAGCCATATTGGCTGAGCAAAATAGGACTTCACCTTTCCCCACTGGTGTCCTTACACCACCACAAAGTAGTAAGAAACAGTCTTCTGGAGTGAAGCCAATATGACCATAGAAACTGTTGACAGACAATTTTGCTGAAGTGCCTGTTCTGCTGGTTCTAACTCCTGCTCCATTATGGAAATGCTGCCAGTAAAGTTCATAAGCTTTTATGGAATCTGAAAAGGAAACCTTACTTTTTTCATGACAGAAgaatttttctatttgaaatatttttattgaacattaaaatattttaaagaaatgaatcaAGTACACCAGCCACTTAAAAGAACACCGAAGAGTGCTCCAAATGCTGCTACGGAGGGTGATGCTTGATGTGACCAACTGTTCAGAAAAAGGGCTTGATTAGTTACTGTGCCTGTTTGTCCTTTGGATAATCTGCAGTCATACTGTCCCCTGGTGACAAATGGGCAAAAAGTGCCGTGGAAGACAACATTTCAAAGCCTCTTTTTCAAATGGTTGGCTTACAACTTgatgcctttttaaaaactctttatTGTAAATGCTGCTATGTCTCTGTGTatccattttaataaaaatgctgtctAAGACAGCTGGTTTTATGTATATtcctattttgcttttaatcatgGTCAGCTAAGGATTTTTAGACTGTGACCACTAGTAGTGTGGGAGTTGGGGATGAATAATGTAGTTAACTGTcgctttatttatttaccacTACTGGCTTATCaattaaaacttcctttttgGATACTAAGAGAAAATTGTCATGTTAGGCTACTTGGATTTCCCTTAGCCAGATGCAGGTGGCTAGGGAGGGGATAATAAACATGACAAGTATATGGGGAATCTTTCCACAACACACATTCTAATGATAATCATTCTAATGATTCTAATTCTTGAATCAGATTGTCTGGATTGTTATGCTTAATAGCAAGAAGTGATCAGTAGGAAAAGCCtaccttttcttaaaacataATCATTTAAACTTTGGGATTTTGGTGTAGTCTTTGACAACTCATCTTCTGTGCAAAATTGAATTCTGGAATGGTGTATGCCTTTTTACAGGAAGAGTTGTCCTTGACCTTTGCAAGGTCTGAGAATTCATAGTAAGATGTTTTCTGGAAAGTCATGGttctggagaaaagggaaatagggaaataaatgtaaaaaaatggttgcttgtttttctcatgATGTTCACTTTGAAGGACTGTTCAACAATGCTGAAACTTGTGAGACTACCGGGATTCATCATGTCCTCCTGTAGAGAACTTAAATGCTACAACACTTACATTGCAGGAAGCTCCTACTCTGCTGTTGGttaatttttctaaacattagcagcaaggctgctttttttttttaagttattctcCCTTTTGCTCTTCCCTGACCCAGTATTCTGATAAATGTTAAAGCTTTAATGTAATAAAGATGCCTATGGTAACTAATGGTAAGCAAATTATTTGGTGCtgctggcttttttcccctttcaatGAATGGTTATAAGTCCTGTGCTAACAAAACAAGTGGAAATGTTAGCTGAAGAAGTTTGCTGGTGCCAGTTCAGAGaggttttaatttctcagaGAACTACATATCCTAGACAAAGGAATGTTATACTTGCCCATTACTGAAAAAGCTTGTAACATTGGAGGAATTGTCAAGACACATTTTGGTACTTTGTCCTTAAATTTAGAACACAAAactggggtggtggtgggaggaaCAATAACACTGCTGAAAGGTAGTCTCTACGCTTAATTTCTCAATCACCAGCCAAGCTTCAGTCCTAGTCCTCTTGCTGTTACTTTTCAGTACTTAGTATGTGTTTCATCTGtttctaaacaaaattaaaaaataattttaaaatggtatttaaacTGTAACTGGCCCCTCATAAATGGGGATTGCATTTTAAGACTTTTAATTGttcaagaaaatattctgtaataaCACTACAGATATGATGAACTCTAACTTTCAGTTTAAGCTAAAAATAACTTTGCGGTTAATACCCATTCAAGAGTGAATGCAGGTGTTCCATGTGTTCTCGGCTGTGTGGGAAAGCTGTATCTGAGagatatatatttatctatGAATGAAACTGTTCAGATAACAAGCCTCTTTCTAAACTGGATCTCTGCTTTAGATGGTAATCCTGCtaatctttatattttttttctttttaaactttttttttcctcccccttcctgaAAGGTCAGCCTGCTTTATTTCAATGGGAAGCAGTCTGTTCATAGCGTGGAGATCGCAGCTTTGCAGCTTCCCAGGTAGGAATGCAATCACGTGCCAAAGATGCGGTACTTTCCAGCAGGAGTGACTTACCTTAAGAGCTCTTTTCTTACGTTCTCATCTTTATCTCATGCTTTAAGAATCTTTGTTTCTGGTTGTCTCACAATGCATGTGGATACTTATGTCTGAGTGTGCTGTCTTTCTAGGGTAGCTTGAAAAAATGATGCACTGGTTGCCACAGGCTGAAAACCATTTTAGGGAGGAACAGTGCAACTAATTTTAAGGGAGAGAGTTgtccctatttaaaaaaaaaaggggtggggtgggggtggttgTCTCCATAGTTCTTTGCCTGAGGATCCTATTCTCCTAAATTCTCTCTGGTCCTGGATCAATCTGGAAACAGATTCATGGCAGGCAGGGGGAAGCGagtgggcagctctgcctgacCAGGTAAGAGAGAAAGGTTTAGTGTGTTTACATGTGGGATGAAGTTTGTGCAGCAAAGATGAGCTAATATCAAATAATATGTTCCCGCGAGCTGTCTCTGACTTTAAGCGTGTTGCCCTGAGaggtgggcagaggggaggacGGCCCCGGGGCACTGCACGAGGCTGCTGATCCTGGTGCAGGAGTGCGGGGGGCTCGAAGGCGCTGGGGAATGGCAAGAAAGCAATTTAGCTGTGCATTGCTGCACGCTCCTCCACTGGAAACCGTCTCTCCCTTTAATAGCTACAGACCAGCATAAAGCATGCTGCAGAGTAAATTGAATTCTGCAGTAACCCTGGTGGCATATGATTATCTTCCTCCTTCTGAAAGGTTTGTCATAACTATGTATCAAAACCTCACCTTGGTCTGAAAGCTGGGGGCATCGGAGAAACTTTGAACAAGAGCAATGAATCCAGTGCTAGTTTTCTATTACTGCTACTATAAAATTGAAAGTTGGCGGTAGCTGTGACTATTGAAAGAAATAGCCCCAAAGGAGTGAGTTGAGGCTGCAGTCGTGAGCTGGGGTTGGGGAGGAGCAGTGCTGGTGAGCAGAAAGGATGAAGATGTGGAGGTCTGCGCTGTGAGTCTGCCAGATGCTAAGCTGCTGAAAATGCTGTAATTACCTAACAGTTGTTGACAGAAATAGTTCTGCGTAGCTTGTCTCCCATAAAGGAGTAGGGTGGTCTGCCTGTGGCTATCAGTTTCTAGGTCTCGGGTCAGCATCTCCTCTTGGTTTTCAGGAATTGTGGCGCGAGAGGTTTTACGACATCCCTGCTTGCACGAGGTGGAGGTAAGCAGCTGGCGCAAGTTCAGTGGAGCGCTCCCACAAATGTTCAGCCAGGCATCCCATGGGAGCTGCAGGCCCTGTAAGCTCTTATAGCCCGGCCTGAGTTTCTCGCAGTTCCTGGGTGCCGTTTCCTTCGTGTACAGCGCAGCTGGCTTGTCTCACAGCAGTAGCAGCCTGAATTCAGGCAGCTGGGTAAAACGCTCTTCAACTAGGCTGTGAAGTCGGACCTTGGTGCGGGTGTACGAGGCTTACCGTAGCATTGCCTCTGGGGGTGGCATCAGAGCACCTGGACTTGAGCTTGGGAATGGCCAAAGGCTACAACTGGCTTTCCTCCAGACTGTAATGGGCGTAACACCCAGTCAGGGCGCTGCAGGGTTAGGTAAAGTGTGTTAGGAACTAGTCAGGGGGCCAGTGTGTACTGCGGTGGGGGAATTGGCAAGTGCACAGGTTGACATTGGATGGACCCGCTTTATCTTGTTTGTTGGCATAAATCTTCTCTTATTTTGGGAACGTGCTTCCTCTAGGTATTTAACAACATGCATTTAAAGCACCAGATTACTCATACCCTCATCTTCTAAACCTTCCTCCCCACAACCCTCTCCCCTCAAAAAAAGGGAGACGCTAGCACATACCGTGAAATGACAGGGCTTAACCCAGACTCCGTCTGTCCTTGAATTTGCTGGGGAttaagcacagctcctccttgcTGTCAAGGTTGAGATCAGCTTGACCTGGGCTTTTGTAATCTCTCTGGAGATCTGCTCAGACTTGGCACGTAAATAGGGAGTGCAGCTCTGTCGTGTCATGCCCAGggctcttcctccctcttctcctcctgccctcgcCCCTGCCAGCATCGCCTGCGCCGCAGGGTGCAGACCTGCCGAGGGTGGGGCGGGCAGTCAAGGTGGAGTAACTGAGAGGGttcttcttacattttttttatttttttgtgtctgtgagATGGCAGGAGCTGACGGCTATGTACAAATGGTGAGAAGACTTTAATGTCCATTTCTTGCCATTACAGAACTTGTGAAACTTTTGTGCTTTGAAGTTAAGATTCCAGCAAAAAAGTCACTTGGCTTGGGTTGTTGAACAGTAAGTGTTTTGGTGACGGGCTCTTTTAGCCGTGCTACCTGCAACCGAGTCACATTATGTCTTACCTTTAAAGTACAAAACCTGTTTCTCTCAAGTTTTGAATTG
This region includes:
- the CCNE1 gene encoding G1/S-specific cyclin-E1; protein product: MRRESDCAEEKAPAKGDGGAECAMRARKRKADVATFLQDPDEEIVKMEMTRKKQYENQPSWNNVHKNAHMLIPTPDKDDDPVGVDYSHFIHLSVVPTRASPLPVLGWANRDDVWKNMINKEETYVRDKLYMQRHPLLQPKMRTILLDWLMEVCEVYKLHRETFYLAQDFFDRFMATQQNVVKTLLQLIGISSLFIAAKLEEIYPPKLHQFAYVTDGACTEDEILSMELIIMKALNWNLNPLTVVSWLNIYMQVAYLNELYEVLLPQYPQQIFVQIAELLDLCVLDIGCLEYTYGVLAASALYHFSSSELMQKVSGYEWCEIEECVKWMVPFAMAIREVGSSKLKHFRGIAPEDLHNIQTHINSLDLLDKAQAKQAILAEQNRTSPFPTGVLTPPQSSKKQSSGVKPI